The Chryseobacterium indicum genome includes a window with the following:
- a CDS encoding translocation/assembly module TamB domain-containing protein yields the protein MKLKINKRKLLKRFAITIISILVFFSLLVLSLRLPVVQNFIKDKLVVYLEKKIKTKVSLERVYVGFPNSLVMENLYLKGQDIDTLLAVKKLDVGLNMLKLINSTADITSVDLEGARANVVRKPDGKFNFDYILDAFATSDKEESASKPFIISLDKINLKNIGVTFNDQQTRNDIQLYFKSFDTRVKTFDLQKNSYAVNDINLDGLKLKLKQDLVEEVSKKVEKKVDSLNNKKPMQIGLRGIKLTNFNIDYGDDNTKTFAKFLFKELSTKVNKLDLENNAYNVDNVFLSGADINANLYLPAKNANPKTEPEASKPSEKEKALSLLLGKFVLNDVKVAYNNTAIAPTKQGMDFNHLNFSKLNLEVRSFKMQDNTFAGNVNSAEIQEARGLDIQKFNTDFVYNDKQAYLKDLYLQTPKTILRDEVVLNYNSIEQLSSNLGAVQISANIKDSRIGFSDILNIVPTLRNTTPFNKYPNAVLNINANVKGSVNDLLIDNLKISGIDQLRVAASGRVKNATNPDQLYYDLKIAELSSSAKTIYNLVPKNTIPKNISLPSNFSIKGIAKGTTKVVTTDLNLYSTLGNASVKANVDMRRKNRELYDVKANLQGLQLGKIIQNKEIGAISAQIYAKGESFDFKNANADLKGHVASAVYKGYRYQNMNLTGKIRRGVYNVVLNSKDPNANMMLTASGVYNEKNPTVKVNGEVIKLDLNKLGFYKDPMILAGKIDGDFSNLDPDNLNGYLNLKDFAFSDTKEVYPIQEVNLKASSTADSTKIMFNSQIADVELKGKYKLTQIFGALSNTINQYYQFQKPGKAQKIQAGQFFTFNAKIKNDDLIRKFIPELKSFETINLNGNYDADSQKIEIDGQIPQLLYGENSIEDATIKVTNENNALQYNLYVAGLKSSSFALNKVGITGDVANNIINYNITTKDQKEVTQFLIAGNAKSLNDITEISLNPNGLKLNYSDWTVSEGNKIQIGKNGILADNFRLSNGGSEIALQSESQTPNAPLNVSLKDFKIETITELIKKDTVLARGTINGTAQLKNITKNMTFTSDLNVSDLIVYGNPVGNLAVKVNNNAPNLLNADIALSGNNNDVKILGDYNTSSSTFDMNMAINRLQMKSVQGFSMNAITNTEGYLSGNLKITGTASKPNILGKVKFNDVGLEIAKTGSDFRKLNDEISFTNRGIEFDNFKINDKDGNALRVDGQVLTQTYRDFAFNLDVDAQNFKLVNSEKSNDAIMYGVLSIDAGLHIRGNLDLPKVDGRLAVADNTDFTFVLPQSSPTLQERDGIVEFIDQDQVVLNKTVKADSLNSQSKIKGMDVNVNIEISKKAKMSLLIDKANGDFVKLQGEAELTGGIDPSGKTTLVGVYEVESGSYEMTVSILKRKFDIQKGSTITWTGEPTTANLDITAVYKTEAAPIDLVEQQISGEQASTLNQFKQRIPFSTLLKMKGELLKPVITFDITTDKKNNAVSSTVTDIVDQKLSQLRTQESEMNKQVFALLLLNRFVGENPFESGAGLSGEMLARQSVSKILSQQLNNLASDLIKGVDLNFDLESSEDYSTGSKNTRTDLNVGVSKKLLNDRLKVSVGSNFALEGEARQNENMTNIAGDVTVDYSLSRDGRYMLRAYRKNEYQVALQGQIVETGVGFIITLDYDKFREIFQKSKNRKQKESRKNQQNQAVEFK from the coding sequence TTGAAACTGAAAATCAATAAAAGAAAACTCTTAAAGCGTTTTGCAATTACCATTATATCCATACTGGTATTTTTTTCGTTATTAGTACTTAGTTTAAGACTTCCTGTTGTTCAGAACTTTATCAAAGACAAACTGGTTGTTTATCTGGAGAAAAAAATCAAAACAAAAGTTAGTCTCGAAAGAGTCTACGTCGGCTTTCCCAACAGTCTTGTGATGGAAAACCTTTATCTGAAAGGTCAGGATATCGACACCCTTTTGGCGGTAAAAAAACTGGATGTCGGCTTAAATATGCTTAAACTCATCAATTCCACCGCAGATATTACGTCTGTAGATCTGGAAGGAGCAAGAGCCAATGTAGTGAGAAAACCCGACGGAAAATTTAACTTCGATTATATTCTGGATGCTTTTGCAACAAGCGATAAAGAAGAAAGTGCTTCCAAACCGTTCATTATTTCTTTAGATAAAATCAATCTGAAAAACATCGGTGTTACCTTCAACGATCAGCAAACCAGAAATGATATTCAGCTTTACTTTAAATCTTTTGATACAAGGGTAAAAACCTTTGATCTTCAGAAGAATTCTTACGCCGTCAACGACATCAATTTAGACGGCTTAAAACTGAAACTGAAGCAGGATCTTGTAGAAGAAGTTTCCAAAAAAGTAGAGAAAAAAGTAGATTCTCTTAATAACAAAAAGCCGATGCAGATTGGCTTACGAGGAATTAAACTCACCAATTTCAACATCGATTACGGAGATGACAATACCAAAACTTTCGCTAAATTTTTATTTAAAGAATTAAGCACGAAAGTGAATAAACTCGATCTGGAAAACAACGCTTACAATGTGGATAATGTGTTTCTTTCCGGAGCCGATATTAACGCCAATTTATATCTTCCTGCGAAAAATGCCAATCCGAAAACGGAGCCGGAAGCTTCAAAACCTTCGGAAAAAGAAAAAGCACTCAGTCTTCTTCTCGGAAAATTTGTTTTAAATGATGTAAAAGTCGCCTACAACAACACCGCGATTGCTCCTACAAAACAGGGAATGGATTTCAATCATCTGAATTTTTCCAAACTCAATCTTGAAGTCAGAAGCTTTAAAATGCAGGACAACACTTTTGCAGGAAACGTAAATTCAGCAGAAATTCAGGAAGCAAGAGGACTGGATATTCAGAAATTCAATACAGATTTTGTGTATAATGATAAACAGGCTTATTTAAAAGATCTTTATTTGCAGACTCCGAAAACTATTCTTCGCGATGAGGTGGTTTTAAATTACAATTCAATCGAACAGTTGAGTTCTAATTTAGGAGCCGTACAGATTTCAGCCAACATCAAAGATTCCAGAATCGGGTTTTCGGATATCCTGAATATTGTTCCGACCTTAAGAAATACCACACCTTTCAACAAATATCCCAACGCAGTTTTAAATATTAATGCCAATGTAAAAGGAAGTGTCAATGATTTATTGATCGACAATCTGAAAATTTCAGGTATCGATCAGCTAAGAGTTGCCGCATCAGGAAGAGTGAAAAATGCAACAAATCCGGATCAGTTGTATTACGATCTGAAAATAGCAGAATTATCTTCATCCGCAAAAACCATTTACAATTTAGTTCCCAAAAATACAATTCCGAAAAATATTTCGCTTCCTTCCAATTTCAGCATCAAAGGAATTGCAAAAGGAACTACGAAAGTGGTTACAACAGACCTTAACCTCTACTCTACGCTTGGAAATGCTTCCGTTAAGGCAAATGTGGATATGCGCAGAAAAAATAGAGAGTTGTATGATGTAAAAGCCAATCTTCAGGGACTTCAGTTGGGGAAAATCATTCAGAATAAAGAGATCGGAGCCATTTCTGCACAGATTTACGCGAAAGGAGAAAGTTTCGATTTTAAAAATGCCAATGCCGATCTTAAAGGTCATGTTGCTTCGGCTGTTTACAAAGGCTATCGTTATCAGAACATGAATCTTACCGGAAAAATCCGCCGCGGTGTGTATAACGTTGTTTTAAATTCAAAAGATCCGAATGCGAACATGATGTTAACCGCTTCCGGAGTGTACAACGAAAAAAATCCGACGGTAAAAGTAAACGGAGAAGTCATAAAATTAGACCTCAACAAACTGGGATTCTATAAAGATCCGATGATTCTTGCCGGAAAAATAGACGGAGATTTTTCTAATCTTGATCCCGACAATCTAAACGGTTATCTGAATTTAAAAGACTTCGCTTTTTCGGATACCAAAGAAGTATATCCGATTCAGGAAGTGAATTTAAAAGCGTCTTCAACTGCAGATTCCACCAAAATTATGTTCAACTCCCAGATTGCAGATGTAGAATTAAAAGGGAAATATAAACTGACACAGATTTTCGGAGCTTTATCGAATACGATTAACCAATATTATCAGTTTCAAAAACCCGGAAAAGCACAGAAAATTCAGGCAGGACAGTTTTTCACCTTCAATGCAAAAATTAAAAATGATGATCTGATCAGAAAATTTATTCCGGAACTGAAAAGTTTTGAAACCATTAATTTAAACGGAAATTACGATGCAGATTCTCAGAAAATTGAGATCGACGGACAGATTCCGCAGCTTCTTTACGGGGAAAATTCCATTGAAGATGCCACCATAAAAGTAACGAACGAAAATAATGCTTTACAATATAATCTTTATGTTGCAGGGTTAAAAAGCTCCAGCTTCGCACTGAATAAAGTCGGAATTACAGGAGATGTTGCCAATAATATCATTAATTATAACATCACCACGAAAGACCAGAAAGAAGTTACCCAATTCCTGATTGCCGGAAATGCAAAATCGCTGAACGACATCACGGAAATTTCTTTAAATCCGAATGGTTTAAAATTAAATTATTCTGACTGGACGGTTTCTGAAGGAAATAAAATACAGATCGGCAAAAACGGAATCTTGGCAGATAATTTCAGACTTTCCAATGGCGGAAGCGAAATTGCCTTACAATCCGAAAGCCAGACTCCCAATGCTCCGCTGAATGTTTCTCTGAAGGATTTTAAAATTGAAACCATCACCGAATTAATTAAAAAAGATACGGTTTTGGCAAGAGGAACCATTAACGGAACGGCTCAGCTTAAAAATATCACCAAAAATATGACCTTCACTTCAGATCTCAATGTATCTGATCTGATTGTCTACGGAAATCCTGTCGGAAACCTTGCCGTAAAAGTCAATAACAATGCTCCGAATCTTCTGAATGCGGATATTGCACTTTCCGGAAATAATAATGATGTGAAAATTCTGGGAGATTACAATACTTCTTCCAGCACATTTGATATGAATATGGCGATCAATCGGCTTCAGATGAAATCTGTACAGGGATTCTCGATGAATGCGATTACCAATACGGAAGGATATCTTTCCGGAAACCTGAAGATTACAGGAACAGCATCCAAACCGAATATCTTAGGCAAAGTAAAATTCAATGATGTAGGACTGGAAATTGCCAAAACAGGAAGCGATTTCAGAAAACTGAATGACGAAATCAGCTTTACTAACCGCGGAATTGAGTTTGATAATTTCAAAATTAACGATAAAGACGGAAATGCACTTAGAGTGGACGGACAGGTTCTTACGCAGACATACAGAGATTTTGCCTTTAACCTAGATGTAGATGCACAGAATTTTAAACTGGTAAATTCTGAAAAATCCAACGATGCCATTATGTACGGCGTTCTCTCTATTGATGCAGGATTACACATCCGCGGAAATTTAGATTTGCCGAAGGTGGACGGAAGACTGGCTGTTGCAGACAACACAGACTTTACATTTGTGCTTCCTCAGTCTTCTCCTACGCTTCAGGAAAGAGACGGAATTGTAGAATTTATCGATCAGGATCAGGTTGTTTTAAATAAGACCGTAAAAGCAGATTCTTTAAATTCCCAGAGTAAAATTAAGGGAATGGACGTTAATGTGAATATTGAGATCAGCAAGAAAGCAAAAATGTCTTTACTGATTGACAAAGCCAACGGAGATTTTGTAAAACTTCAGGGGGAAGCAGAATTAACAGGCGGAATCGATCCTTCCGGAAAAACTACTCTTGTCGGAGTTTATGAAGTGGAATCCGGAAGTTATGAAATGACGGTAAGCATCCTGAAACGTAAATTTGATATCCAGAAAGGAAGTACGATTACTTGGACCGGAGAACCGACAACCGCCAATCTGGATATTACCGCTGTTTATAAAACCGAAGCTGCGCCTATTGATCTTGTGGAACAGCAGATCAGCGGAGAACAGGCTTCTACACTCAATCAGTTTAAACAGAGAATTCCTTTCAGCACACTACTGAAGATGAAAGGCGAACTGCTGAAGCCGGTAATCACTTTTGATATAACCACCGATAAGAAAAATAATGCGGTTTCTTCTACGGTTACAGATATTGTAGATCAGAAACTTTCTCAGCTGAGAACTCAGGAATCTGAAATGAACAAACAGGTTTTTGCTCTTCTTCTTCTAAACAGATTTGTGGGAGAAAATCCTTTCGAATCCGGAGCGGGACTTTCAGGAGAAATGCTGGCAAGACAGAGTGTGAGTAAAATTCTTTCCCAGCAGTTAAATAATCTTGCGTCGGATCTCATTAAAGGAGTGGATCTGAATTTTGACCTTGAATCTTCTGAAGATTATTCTACCGGATCTAAAAATACAAGAACTGATTTGAATGTCGGAGTCAGCAAAAAACTGCTGAACGACCGTCTGAAAGTTTCTGTGGGAAGTAATTTTGCACTGGAAGGAGAAGCCCGACAAAATGAAAATATGACGAATATTGCAGGAGATGTAACGGTAGATTACAGCCTTTCCAGAGACGGAAGATATATGCTTAGAGCGTACCGTAAGAATGAATATCAGGTTGCGCTTCAGGGGCAGATTGTGGAAACAGGCGTAGGATTTATCATTACGCTGGATTATGACAAATTCCGGGAGATCTTCCAAAAATCTAAAAACAGGAAACAGAAGGAATCCAGAAAAAACCAACAAAACCAAGCGGTAGAATTTAAGTAA
- a CDS encoding c-type cytochrome — translation MKTRTPISIYILVTVGLTIMAFEMFAHDSGYFSSPFFWGLMLIAIILLLIMNSIGDLIEGENFKKLSDEEKAAYIKDKNTPYFQKLWNSAFKKQSATEEKDILIDHGFDGITELDNSLPKWWIGLFYFGCIFCAIYLTAFAFTDYAHPDAELNAETKTMLASIAEFEKTAPQVTLENAKYSADNIAEGQELFKTNCVTCHGENGKGGIGPNLTDTHWINVKQKSLFKNVIWMLENGSPNNPTMRPLIKEGTITGRDAEKIAAYIYHINQETPPITPAQGGAAPQGELVKWENGNE, via the coding sequence ATGAAAACAAGAACCCCGATTTCAATCTACATTCTCGTAACAGTAGGTTTAACGATTATGGCGTTCGAAATGTTCGCGCACGATTCAGGATATTTTTCTTCACCTTTTTTCTGGGGATTAATGCTTATTGCCATTATTCTTCTCCTCATCATGAATTCCATCGGAGATTTAATTGAAGGTGAAAATTTTAAGAAATTATCTGACGAAGAAAAAGCAGCCTATATTAAAGATAAAAATACGCCTTACTTTCAGAAACTCTGGAATTCGGCATTCAAAAAGCAGTCTGCAACAGAGGAAAAAGATATTCTTATCGATCATGGATTCGATGGAATTACCGAACTGGACAATTCTCTTCCAAAATGGTGGATCGGCTTATTTTACTTCGGATGTATTTTCTGCGCCATATATCTTACCGCTTTTGCCTTCACAGATTATGCACATCCGGATGCAGAACTGAATGCAGAAACCAAAACAATGCTGGCTTCCATTGCAGAATTTGAAAAAACAGCTCCGCAGGTAACACTGGAAAATGCAAAATACAGTGCAGATAACATCGCGGAAGGTCAGGAATTATTTAAAACAAACTGCGTAACCTGCCACGGAGAAAACGGAAAAGGAGGAATTGGTCCTAACCTTACAGACACACACTGGATTAATGTAAAACAGAAAAGCCTGTTTAAAAACGTAATCTGGATGCTGGAAAACGGTTCACCTAATAATCCTACGATGAGACCTCTGATTAAAGAAGGAACCATTACAGGAAGAGATGCCGAAAAAATTGCAGCCTATATTTACCATATCAATCAGGAAACCCCTCCTATTACTCCGGCTCAAGGCGGTGCTGCACCACAGGGTGAGCTGGTGAAATGGGAAAACGGAAACGAATAA